One window of the Benincasa hispida cultivar B227 chromosome 3, ASM972705v1, whole genome shotgun sequence genome contains the following:
- the LOC120073851 gene encoding G-type lectin S-receptor-like serine/threonine-protein kinase B120 isoform X1, whose amino-acid sequence MGSNCRKVVGFLQFFLISIFLCFSPLFCDAADTITRGRGLRDDTNETLISLNESYELGFFSPINSSSRYVGIWYHKIKEHSVIWVANRDRPLRNRDGVLMIGDDGNLVVLDGNNVSVWTSNITANALDPRNLTLHNNGELVLSSGEDSSKVHWSSFEHPTDTFLPNMVVRVNREMGEKRMFMSWKSETDPAVGNYCLGVDPRGAVQIIIWNGNDRLWRSGHWDNQIFSGIPTMRSTPLYGFKITPGNNVSVTFDALNDSDKLKFQIKWDGKEAQQRLNEETLKWETIRLLPSNDCDFYNFCGDFGLCSETSRPKCSCPQGFIPKNKARWDKGSWSDGCQRKTPLLEQRMNSNSNGTIEDGEQDGFVDVLFVKLPDFITGIFVVESCRDVCSNRSSCVAYSDAPGIGCATWDAPLKDIQKFDGAGNTLHLRLAHSDLISVDSESKLSTGVIILICLGGAAAIAILAFLLWKFGGKMKGSPDASSSQPQNKTELSMFDLSKSKELSAELSGPYELGIEGEQLSGPDLPMFSFNCIAVATDNFSEENKLGQGGFGPVYKGKLPCGQEIAVKRLSVRSGQGLEEFKNEIILIGKLQHRNLVRLLGYCIQGEDKMLLYEYMPNKSLDWFLFDPNKKALLDWKKRLSIMEGVARGLLYLHRDSRLLIIHRDLKASNILLDEDMNPKISDFGMARIFGGNQNEATNTIRVVGTYGYMAPEYAMEGLFSVKSDVYSFGVLLLELICGRRNTSFRSTEYLTLISYAWKLWNEGRAIELLDPSISDSSPENEVLKCIHVAMLCVQDSPAYRPTLQSLVLMLESESTSLPQPRQPTYTSTRASIDTDLFTEGHDIVSSNDVTVTMLDGR is encoded by the exons ATGGGTAGTAACTGCAGAAAGGTTGTTGGGTTTCTTCAATTCTTCCTCATTTCAATCTTCCTCTGTTTTTCCCCTCTGTTTTGCGACGCTGCAGATACAATTACAAGAGGTAGAGGTTTAAGAGACGACACTAACGAAACCCTCATATCCCTGAATGAATCCTACGAACTGGGATTCTTCAGCCCCATAAATTCTTCATCACGATACGTCGGAATATGGTATCACAAGATCAAAGAACACTCTGTTATTTGGGTTGCGAATAGAGATAGGCCACTTCGTAATAGAGATGGGGTTTTGATGATCGGAGATGACGGGAACTTGGTCGTTCTGGACGGCAACAACGTCTCTGTTTGGACAAGCAACATCACAGCGAATGCGTTGGATCCCAGAAACTTAACTCTTCATAACAATGGAGAATTGGTTCTTTCTAGCGGAGAAGACTCGTCGAAAGTTCATTGGAGTAGCTTCGAACATCCCACAGACACATTTCTTCCGAATATGGTGGTGAGAGTGAACAGAGAAATGGGTGAGAAACGAATGTTTATGTCGTGGAAATCAGAGACAGATCCGGCCGTCGGAAATTACTGTCTGGGTGTGGATCCTCGTGGTGCTGTACAGATTATCATTTGGAATGGGAATGATCGATTGTGGAGAAGCGGCCACTGGGATAACCAGATTTTTTCTGGGATTCCAACCATGCGTTCTACGCCGTTGTACGGTTTCAAGATTACCCCTGGAAATAACGTAAGTGTAACTTTTGATGCACTGAATGATTCCGATAAGCTGAAATTTCAAATCAAGTGGGATGGTAAAGAAGCACAGCAACGATTGAATGAAGAAACCCTCAAATGGGAAACAATTCGTTTACTGCCTTCTAACGATTGCGATTTCTATAATTTTTGTGGGGATTTTGGGCTTTGTTCTGAAACGAGTCGTCCTAAGTGTAGCTGCCCTCAAGGGTTTATACCCAAAAACAAAGCAAGATGGGACAAAGGGTCTTGGTCAGATGGGTGTCAGAGGAAGACTCCATTGCTTGAGCAGAGAATGAACAGTAATTCAAATGGAACCATTGAAGATGGTGAACAAGATGGGTTTGTGGACGTACTATTTGTGAAATTGCCCGATTTCATAACTGGAATATTTGTGGTGGAATCGTGTAGAGATGTATGTTCGAACCGTTCTTCATGTGTTGCATATTCAGATGCTCCTGGAATTGGGTGTGCTACTTGGGATGCACCTTTAAAAGATATTCAGAAATTTGATGGTGCTGGGAATACTTTGCACCTTCGTCTCGCTCATTCTGATTTGA TATCTGTAGATAGCGAGAGCAAATTATCAACCGGTGTGATAATATTGATATGTTTAGGAGGAGCAGCTGCCATAGCCATATTAGCATTTCTGCTTTGGAAATTCGGAGGCAAAATGAAAG GTTCACCAGATGCTTCTTCCAGTCAACCTCAGAACAAAACTGAATTATCAATGTTTGACCTGAGTAAGAGCAAAGAACTTTCAGCAGAGCTTTCAGGGCCATACGAATTAGGCATAGAAGGTGAACAATTGAGTGGACCAGATTTGCCAATGTTCAGTTTCAACTGTATAGCTGTGGCTACTGATAACTTTTCTGAGGAAAACAAGCTTGGCCAGGGAGGCTTTGGCCCTGTGTACAAG GGAAAGCTTCCATGTGGACAAGAAATTGCTGTCAAGAGGCTTTCAGTCCGGTCTGGCCAAGGTTTAGAAGAGTTTAAGAATGAGATTATACTAATAGGAAAGTTACAGCATCGAAATCTCGTCAGACTGTTGGGATACTGCATTCAAGGAGAGGATAAGATGCTGCTTTATGAATATATGCCAAACAAAAGCTTGGATTGGTTTCTTTTTG ATCCAAACAAGAAGGCACTACTAGATTGGAAAAAACGGTTGTCAATCATGGAGGGAGTCGCACGAGGGTTACTGTACCTTCATCGAGACTCGAGACTTCTTATTATTCATAGAGATTTGAAAGCTAGCAACATTTTGCTAGATGAAGACATGAATCCAAAGATATCAGACTTTGGAATGGCTAGAATATTTGGTGGAAACCAAAACGAGGCGACGAATACAATTCGAGTTGTTGGCACATA TGGTTACATGGCTCCGGAGTATGCAATGGAAGGTTTATTTTCAGTGAAATCAGATGTATATAGTTTTGGTGTATTATTATTGGAATTAATATGTGGTCGGAGGAACACTAGCTTTCGCTCAACTGAATACTTAACACTTATTAGTTAT gCTTGGAAACTTTGGAATGAAGGAAGAGCGATTGAACTTCTCGACCCGTCTATCAGCGATTCATCCCCCGAGAATGAAGTATTGAAATGCATACATGTGGCAATGTTGTGTGTTCAAGACTCTCCAGCATATAGACCAACATTGCAATCCTTGGTGCTAATGCTGGAGAGTGAATCCACATCTTTACCACAGCCAAGACAACCTACCTATACTTCAACGAGAGCCTCGATCGATACAGACTTGTTTACAGAAGGCCACGACATTGTATCGTCGAATGATGTAACAGTAACAATGTTGGATGGCAGATAG
- the LOC120073851 gene encoding G-type lectin S-receptor-like serine/threonine-protein kinase B120 isoform X2: MGSNCRKVVGFLQFFLISIFLCFSPLFCDAADTITRGRGLRDDTNETLISLNESYELGFFSPINSSSRYVGIWYHKIKEHSVIWVANRDRPLRNRDGVLMIGDDGNLVVLDGNNVSVWTSNITANALDPRNLTLHNNGELVLSSGEDSSKVHWSSFEHPTDTFLPNMVVRVNREMGEKRMFMSWKSETDPAVGNYCLGVDPRGAVQIIIWNGNDRLWRSGHWDNQIFSGIPTMRSTPLYGFKITPGNNVSVTFDALNDSDKLKFQIKWDGKEAQQRLNEETLKWETIRLLPSNDCDFYNFCGDFGLCSETSRPKCSCPQGFIPKNKARWDKGSWSDGCQRKTPLLEQRMNSNSNGTIEDGEQDGFVDVLFVKLPDFITGIFVVESCRDVCSNRSSCVAYSDAPGIGCATWDAPLKDIQKFDGAGNTLHLRLAHSDLNSESKLSTGVIILICLGGAAAIAILAFLLWKFGGKMKGSPDASSSQPQNKTELSMFDLSKSKELSAELSGPYELGIEGEQLSGPDLPMFSFNCIAVATDNFSEENKLGQGGFGPVYKGKLPCGQEIAVKRLSVRSGQGLEEFKNEIILIGKLQHRNLVRLLGYCIQGEDKMLLYEYMPNKSLDWFLFDPNKKALLDWKKRLSIMEGVARGLLYLHRDSRLLIIHRDLKASNILLDEDMNPKISDFGMARIFGGNQNEATNTIRVVGTYGYMAPEYAMEGLFSVKSDVYSFGVLLLELICGRRNTSFRSTEYLTLISYAWKLWNEGRAIELLDPSISDSSPENEVLKCIHVAMLCVQDSPAYRPTLQSLVLMLESESTSLPQPRQPTYTSTRASIDTDLFTEGHDIVSSNDVTVTMLDGR; the protein is encoded by the exons ATGGGTAGTAACTGCAGAAAGGTTGTTGGGTTTCTTCAATTCTTCCTCATTTCAATCTTCCTCTGTTTTTCCCCTCTGTTTTGCGACGCTGCAGATACAATTACAAGAGGTAGAGGTTTAAGAGACGACACTAACGAAACCCTCATATCCCTGAATGAATCCTACGAACTGGGATTCTTCAGCCCCATAAATTCTTCATCACGATACGTCGGAATATGGTATCACAAGATCAAAGAACACTCTGTTATTTGGGTTGCGAATAGAGATAGGCCACTTCGTAATAGAGATGGGGTTTTGATGATCGGAGATGACGGGAACTTGGTCGTTCTGGACGGCAACAACGTCTCTGTTTGGACAAGCAACATCACAGCGAATGCGTTGGATCCCAGAAACTTAACTCTTCATAACAATGGAGAATTGGTTCTTTCTAGCGGAGAAGACTCGTCGAAAGTTCATTGGAGTAGCTTCGAACATCCCACAGACACATTTCTTCCGAATATGGTGGTGAGAGTGAACAGAGAAATGGGTGAGAAACGAATGTTTATGTCGTGGAAATCAGAGACAGATCCGGCCGTCGGAAATTACTGTCTGGGTGTGGATCCTCGTGGTGCTGTACAGATTATCATTTGGAATGGGAATGATCGATTGTGGAGAAGCGGCCACTGGGATAACCAGATTTTTTCTGGGATTCCAACCATGCGTTCTACGCCGTTGTACGGTTTCAAGATTACCCCTGGAAATAACGTAAGTGTAACTTTTGATGCACTGAATGATTCCGATAAGCTGAAATTTCAAATCAAGTGGGATGGTAAAGAAGCACAGCAACGATTGAATGAAGAAACCCTCAAATGGGAAACAATTCGTTTACTGCCTTCTAACGATTGCGATTTCTATAATTTTTGTGGGGATTTTGGGCTTTGTTCTGAAACGAGTCGTCCTAAGTGTAGCTGCCCTCAAGGGTTTATACCCAAAAACAAAGCAAGATGGGACAAAGGGTCTTGGTCAGATGGGTGTCAGAGGAAGACTCCATTGCTTGAGCAGAGAATGAACAGTAATTCAAATGGAACCATTGAAGATGGTGAACAAGATGGGTTTGTGGACGTACTATTTGTGAAATTGCCCGATTTCATAACTGGAATATTTGTGGTGGAATCGTGTAGAGATGTATGTTCGAACCGTTCTTCATGTGTTGCATATTCAGATGCTCCTGGAATTGGGTGTGCTACTTGGGATGCACCTTTAAAAGATATTCAGAAATTTGATGGTGCTGGGAATACTTTGCACCTTCGTCTCGCTCATTCTGATTTGA ATAGCGAGAGCAAATTATCAACCGGTGTGATAATATTGATATGTTTAGGAGGAGCAGCTGCCATAGCCATATTAGCATTTCTGCTTTGGAAATTCGGAGGCAAAATGAAAG GTTCACCAGATGCTTCTTCCAGTCAACCTCAGAACAAAACTGAATTATCAATGTTTGACCTGAGTAAGAGCAAAGAACTTTCAGCAGAGCTTTCAGGGCCATACGAATTAGGCATAGAAGGTGAACAATTGAGTGGACCAGATTTGCCAATGTTCAGTTTCAACTGTATAGCTGTGGCTACTGATAACTTTTCTGAGGAAAACAAGCTTGGCCAGGGAGGCTTTGGCCCTGTGTACAAG GGAAAGCTTCCATGTGGACAAGAAATTGCTGTCAAGAGGCTTTCAGTCCGGTCTGGCCAAGGTTTAGAAGAGTTTAAGAATGAGATTATACTAATAGGAAAGTTACAGCATCGAAATCTCGTCAGACTGTTGGGATACTGCATTCAAGGAGAGGATAAGATGCTGCTTTATGAATATATGCCAAACAAAAGCTTGGATTGGTTTCTTTTTG ATCCAAACAAGAAGGCACTACTAGATTGGAAAAAACGGTTGTCAATCATGGAGGGAGTCGCACGAGGGTTACTGTACCTTCATCGAGACTCGAGACTTCTTATTATTCATAGAGATTTGAAAGCTAGCAACATTTTGCTAGATGAAGACATGAATCCAAAGATATCAGACTTTGGAATGGCTAGAATATTTGGTGGAAACCAAAACGAGGCGACGAATACAATTCGAGTTGTTGGCACATA TGGTTACATGGCTCCGGAGTATGCAATGGAAGGTTTATTTTCAGTGAAATCAGATGTATATAGTTTTGGTGTATTATTATTGGAATTAATATGTGGTCGGAGGAACACTAGCTTTCGCTCAACTGAATACTTAACACTTATTAGTTAT gCTTGGAAACTTTGGAATGAAGGAAGAGCGATTGAACTTCTCGACCCGTCTATCAGCGATTCATCCCCCGAGAATGAAGTATTGAAATGCATACATGTGGCAATGTTGTGTGTTCAAGACTCTCCAGCATATAGACCAACATTGCAATCCTTGGTGCTAATGCTGGAGAGTGAATCCACATCTTTACCACAGCCAAGACAACCTACCTATACTTCAACGAGAGCCTCGATCGATACAGACTTGTTTACAGAAGGCCACGACATTGTATCGTCGAATGATGTAACAGTAACAATGTTGGATGGCAGATAG